TCGGGCTCACCAGGGACGCCATCGACGGTGCTTTTGGCGCCCCCGACGAGGCCTCGGACAGTTCGCTCACCTATTACTGTACGTCGTGTATCGCCGGCGACGATCCGGTAGAGATCGTCTTCGTGAACGGCGAGGCGCGGCGAGTGAGGTTCTCCTATTATGTAGACTGACGAACCCGCCGGGAGACGGCCCCGCGCGGCACTTCGCAGATGACCCGCGGCGAGCGGTCGTCCTGCCCGGCGTCGTCGATCCCGTATGCTTCCCGGCTCCGCCGCACCTGCCCGCGGATCGCATCCTTCGACCTCGACCAACCCAGCACGGAGGGGAGATGAAGCTCTTCGGCATCGTATTCATCGCGCTCGGGCTCACCGCCTGTGCCGCCACCGGTCAGGAAGCACGCAGCCTCTTCGACGGCGAGAGCCTGGAGGGGTGGGAGCGAAAGGCAGTCCATGGCGGCAGGGGCGGCCTCTGGACCGTCGAGGACGGCGTCATTGTAGCCAACCAGGAGCCGGACCATACCGGCGGCCTTCTCGGGACCCTCGAGAGCTTCTCCGACGTGGAGGTCGAGCTCGAGTTCATGGCCGATGATCCCGTCGACACCGGTCTCTTCCTCCGCACGCGCGAGGATGGGATGGGCTACCAGGTGACGATCGATGTGCGTAGCGACGGCTACGTCGGGAGCCTGTACGCCCCCGCGGAGGGCGGCTTCCTGGTGCAGTACGAGAACTGGCGCGACCACTATCGGCCGGGAGAATGGAACCACCTCCGCGCCCGTATCGTCGGCCAGCCGGCGCACATCACCGCCTGGCTGAACGGGGTGCAGACCTTCGATTACCAGGACAGCGAGGAGCGCTATCCGCCAGAGGGGTACATCGGCTTGCAGGTCCACGGCGGAGAGGGCTCATGGGGTGCGGAGAATCGCGCCCGCTTCCGCAACATCCGGGTCCGGCCTGTCGAGGCTCCGTGACCGCATCCATTTCACCCATCCCCATCGAACCAGCATCATGAGCGACAAGAGAACGTCCCGGCGGCAGTTCATCCGGCGAGGTGGATCGCTCCTAGCCGGCGGTGCCGTCAGCAGCATGCTGGCGAGCGAAGCGGCGGCCGCCGGACGCGTCATCCCGATCGAGGTGCCGGAGCGAGAGGTGCGGCGTTACTCGAAGCAGGACACGATCCGGCTGGCGACCATCGGCGTGGGGATTCAGGGATCGGGGGACACCAACACCGCCCTGCGCGTCCCCGGCGTCGAGCTGGTGGCGGTCGCGGACGTCTACGACGGCCGCCTCGTGCGGGCGAAGGAGGTCTGGGGAAACCACCTGTTCACCACGCGGGACTACCGGGAGATCCTGGCGCGGGAGGACGTGGACGCGGTCATCATCGCCGTACCCGACCACTGGCATGCCCGCATAGCGATCGACGCCATGAACGCGGGCAAGGACGTC
Above is a window of Longimicrobiaceae bacterium DNA encoding:
- a CDS encoding DUF1080 domain-containing protein, producing the protein MKLFGIVFIALGLTACAATGQEARSLFDGESLEGWERKAVHGGRGGLWTVEDGVIVANQEPDHTGGLLGTLESFSDVEVELEFMADDPVDTGLFLRTREDGMGYQVTIDVRSDGYVGSLYAPAEGGFLVQYENWRDHYRPGEWNHLRARIVGQPAHITAWLNGVQTFDYQDSEERYPPEGYIGLQVHGGEGSWGAENRARFRNIRVRPVEAP